A genomic stretch from Acetobacter ascendens includes:
- the pgm gene encoding phosphoglucomutase (alpha-D-glucose-1,6-bisphosphate-dependent) → MPSVSPFAGKPVNPDRLVNIDALLDAYYTRKPDPAIATQRVAFGTSGHRGSSLTTSFNENHILSISQAIADYRKGAGITGPLFIGIDTHALSRPALKSALEVFAANGVEVRIDAQDGYTPTPVISHAILTYNRGRSSGLADGVVITPSHNPPEDGGYKYNPPHGGPADTDITKVVEGAANDYMAKSMEGVKRVSLEDALKAATTKRHDYITPYVDDLAAVVDMDVIREAGVSIGIDPLGGAAVDYWQPIIDKYGINATIVSKDVDPTFRFMTADWDGQIRMDCSSPYAMARLVKMKDKFDIAFANDTDADRHGIVSGKYGLMNPNHYLAVAIEYLFNNRKNWNANAGVGKTVVSSSMIDRVAKEISRKLVEVPVGFKWFVDGLYHGTLGFGGEESAGASFLRRDGTVWSTDKDGIILGLLAAEITARTKRTPGAAYEDMTKRLGTPYYARIDAPANPEQKAILKNLSPEQIGMTELAGEPIISTLTNAPGNGAAIGGLKVSAKDGWFAARPSGTENVYKIYAESFKSEAHLKAIQTEAQDAISALFTKASEKKAD, encoded by the coding sequence ATGCCCAGCGTAAGCCCATTTGCCGGCAAACCGGTCAATCCGGATCGTCTTGTCAATATCGACGCCCTGCTTGACGCCTATTATACCCGCAAGCCCGATCCCGCCATTGCAACGCAGCGTGTGGCGTTTGGCACATCGGGGCATCGTGGGTCTTCGCTGACTACCAGTTTCAATGAAAATCACATCCTGTCGATTAGTCAGGCGATTGCCGACTATCGCAAGGGCGCAGGTATTACCGGACCTCTGTTCATCGGTATTGATACCCACGCGCTATCACGACCGGCGCTGAAGTCTGCGCTGGAAGTGTTTGCCGCCAATGGTGTGGAAGTTCGCATTGATGCGCAGGATGGCTACACCCCCACGCCGGTCATCTCGCACGCGATCCTGACTTATAATCGCGGACGTAGCAGCGGTCTGGCAGATGGCGTGGTGATTACGCCATCACACAACCCGCCAGAAGATGGTGGCTACAAGTACAATCCTCCCCATGGCGGCCCGGCGGATACTGATATCACCAAGGTGGTGGAAGGTGCAGCCAACGATTACATGGCCAAAAGCATGGAAGGGGTGAAGCGCGTTAGTCTTGAAGATGCGCTGAAAGCCGCCACCACAAAGCGCCATGACTACATCACTCCGTATGTGGACGATCTGGCTGCCGTGGTGGACATGGATGTTATTCGCGAAGCTGGAGTATCCATTGGTATCGATCCGTTGGGTGGGGCTGCGGTGGATTACTGGCAGCCGATCATTGACAAATACGGTATCAACGCCACGATCGTCAGTAAGGATGTGGACCCGACCTTCCGTTTCATGACCGCCGACTGGGATGGGCAGATCCGCATGGACTGCTCTTCGCCTTACGCCATGGCGCGTTTGGTGAAGATGAAGGACAAATTCGATATCGCCTTTGCCAATGATACCGATGCTGACCGTCATGGCATCGTGTCTGGCAAATATGGGTTGATGAACCCCAACCATTATTTGGCAGTTGCGATTGAATATCTGTTCAACAACCGCAAAAACTGGAACGCCAATGCGGGCGTAGGCAAGACGGTGGTCAGCAGCAGCATGATCGACCGCGTGGCCAAGGAAATCAGCCGTAAGCTGGTGGAAGTGCCGGTTGGGTTTAAGTGGTTTGTTGATGGTTTGTACCACGGCACATTGGGCTTTGGTGGGGAAGAAAGTGCGGGTGCATCCTTCCTGCGCCGTGATGGCACGGTTTGGAGCACAGACAAGGATGGTATTATCCTTGGCTTGCTGGCAGCCGAGATTACGGCTCGTACCAAGCGTACCCCCGGGGCTGCGTATGAGGACATGACCAAACGCCTTGGTACGCCGTACTACGCGCGTATTGATGCCCCAGCCAACCCGGAACAGAAGGCTATCTTGAAAAATCTATCGCCTGAGCAGATTGGTATGACTGAACTGGCGGGTGAGCCGATTATTAGTACTTTAACCAATGCGCCGGGTAACGGGGCAGCCATTGGCGGGCTAAAGGTTTCTGCTAAGGATGGCTGGTTTGCAGCTCGTCCATCGGGCACGGAAAATGTCTATAAAATCTACGCTGAAAGCTTTAAAAGCGAGGCGCACCTCAAGGCCATTCAGACCGAAGCACAAGATGCAATTTCTGCCTTGTTCACTAAGGCATCTGAGAAGAAGGCTGACTGA
- a CDS encoding IS5-like element IS12528 family transposase, translated as MWTPAQRGRMTGITRKTKRYPSDLTDEEWERIAPLMPPANRRGRKRTTDFREIINALRYLVRSGCGWEMLPVHFGPWQTVYWWFRRLMRRFLFQTIHDVCLMLDREATGRETSPSGGVIDSQSIKAPHAKTRGYDAGKKIVGRKRHIAVDTDGRLLLVQLTTADISDSAGGQMILDAIRKRWPWVKHLFADGAYDCLQLMDKATFLDFTVEIIRRSETAKGFEILPRRWVVERTFGWMIRWRRLVKDYEQRIDVAEAMIHIAMGSLMLRRNAHP; from the coding sequence ATGTGGACGCCAGCACAACGAGGCCGCATGACCGGAATTACACGCAAGACGAAACGCTATCCGTCTGATCTGACAGATGAGGAATGGGAGCGCATAGCGCCTCTGATGCCCCCTGCGAACCGGCGTGGTCGGAAACGGACAACCGATTTCCGTGAGATCATCAATGCTCTGCGCTATCTCGTGCGCTCAGGCTGCGGTTGGGAGATGCTTCCGGTTCATTTTGGCCCATGGCAAACGGTTTACTGGTGGTTCCGCAGGCTGATGCGCCGTTTCCTGTTCCAGACCATTCATGATGTCTGTCTGATGCTCGATCGTGAAGCGACAGGACGCGAAACCAGTCCATCGGGTGGTGTCATTGATAGCCAGAGTATCAAGGCACCCCACGCAAAGACACGTGGTTATGACGCAGGCAAGAAGATCGTCGGTCGGAAACGTCACATCGCAGTTGATACGGATGGCCGCCTTCTCCTGGTCCAGCTGACAACAGCCGATATTTCGGACAGTGCAGGAGGACAGATGATCCTTGATGCCATTCGTAAACGCTGGCCTTGGGTGAAGCACCTGTTTGCCGATGGAGCCTATGACTGCCTCCAGTTGATGGATAAGGCCACTTTTCTCGACTTCACAGTCGAGATCATCCGGCGGTCAGAGACAGCAAAAGGGTTTGAAATCCTGCCGCGTCGGTGGGTTGTGGAACGGACCTTCGGTTGGATGATCCGCTGGCGTCGCCTTGTGAAGGACTACGAACAGCGGATCGACGTCGCAGAGGCCATGATCCACATCGCCATGGGAAGCCTCATGCTACGCCGAAACGCTCATCCGTGA
- a CDS encoding IS1380 family transposase has product MQTECSAGAYEFPASCGRRVVARFDGGRMSSDGGVILVKQADDILGLSRRFAACFRDKRHPGFVEYRVEDLVRQRIMGLALGYEDLNDHDALRHDPVMGLVSGRLSGSRANCAALAGKSTLNRLERSGQQADRYCRIIADHEALATLFVTLFMDQHERAPARIVLDVDATDDRIHGHQEGRAFHGYYGHNCYLPLYVFCGDHLLSATLRTADRDPGKEALADIRRIVEQIRSRWPRVRILVRGDSGFARDSLMTWCEDNHVDFLFGLAGNTRLYDRIASLSAEVRDEAATTGKAARGFASFDWITKDSWTRRRRVVAKAEWRHGNRYHRFIVTTLPQGMSDPRHLYEQIYCARGDMENRIKECQMDLFSDRTSSHTIRANQLRLWFSAAAYVLLTALQRLALGQTSLETATCGTIRARLLKIATRVTLSVRRIVLSMPDMFPCQHEFALAHARLRRLRQAI; this is encoded by the coding sequence ATGCAGACAGAGTGTAGCGCAGGCGCGTATGAGTTTCCAGCCTCCTGTGGACGGCGTGTTGTGGCCCGTTTTGACGGGGGTCGCATGAGTTCGGATGGCGGTGTCATTCTGGTGAAGCAGGCTGATGACATTCTGGGGCTCAGCCGCCGCTTTGCTGCCTGTTTTCGCGATAAGCGGCATCCCGGCTTTGTGGAATACCGGGTTGAAGACCTTGTCCGTCAGCGGATCATGGGCCTGGCACTGGGCTATGAAGACCTTAATGACCATGACGCTTTACGTCATGATCCTGTCATGGGTCTGGTATCGGGACGTCTGTCAGGAAGCCGGGCCAACTGTGCGGCACTGGCAGGAAAATCCACGCTGAACCGGTTGGAGCGCAGTGGGCAGCAGGCAGATCGTTACTGCCGCATCATTGCTGATCATGAGGCCCTGGCTACCCTGTTCGTGACGCTTTTCATGGACCAGCATGAGCGCGCACCCGCCCGGATCGTTCTGGATGTGGATGCCACCGATGACCGTATCCATGGCCATCAGGAAGGCCGGGCCTTTCATGGATATTACGGCCATAACTGCTATCTTCCCCTGTATGTCTTCTGCGGGGACCATCTCCTTAGCGCTACCCTGCGCACGGCAGACAGGGACCCGGGGAAGGAAGCACTGGCAGACATCCGCCGGATCGTGGAGCAGATCAGGAGCCGCTGGCCCCGGGTGCGTATCCTGGTGCGTGGGGACAGCGGTTTCGCCCGGGACAGTCTGATGACATGGTGCGAAGACAACCACGTTGACTTCCTGTTTGGGCTTGCAGGCAACACCCGCCTGTATGACCGGATTGCCTCTTTGTCCGCTGAGGTTCGTGACGAAGCCGCCACGACAGGCAAAGCGGCGCGCGGCTTTGCCTCCTTTGACTGGATCACAAAGGACAGCTGGACGCGCCGCAGGCGGGTCGTGGCCAAGGCCGAATGGCGCCACGGCAACCGCTATCATCGCTTTATTGTCACCACGCTACCGCAGGGAATGTCCGACCCCCGCCATCTCTACGAACAGATTTACTGCGCACGCGGGGATATGGAAAACCGCATCAAGGAATGCCAGATGGATCTGTTCTCAGACAGGACCTCGTCCCACACCATCCGGGCCAACCAGCTCCGGCTGTGGTTCTCGGCCGCTGCCTATGTCCTGCTGACCGCTCTGCAAAGACTGGCCCTTGGCCAGACCAGCCTGGAGACGGCGACCTGTGGCACCATACGCGCACGACTGCTCAAAATCGCGACACGTGTAACGCTCAGCGTCCGTCGGATTGTCCTGTCCATGCCGGACATGTTCCCCTGTCAGCATGAATTCGCCCTCGCTCATGCACGATTGCGAAGGCTCCGGCAGGCCATCTGA
- a CDS encoding IS110 family RNA-guided transposase, protein MKAIIIGLDIAKSVFQAHGADANGKCVFKCKLGRSEVSAFFAKLDPCEVVLETCGSAHYWARVISSVGHDVRLVPPDRVKPFVKKGKKNDAVDAAAICLAAIHPDTMCVPIKSEEQQGVLSLHSTRALLVKQQTMLSNALRALASEFGLIAPLGTRHLPELMAKIETSADLPATMKQSAILLFEHYEKVVQSIDALEVQIRARAKSDEDARRLMTIPGVGPITASLIVASVADIGSFASARHFAAWLGLVPRQHSTGGKTRLGRITKTGNRQIRTLLVLGATAMLHRAHKWDSAAGQWLCELMARRPRRLATVALANKMARIIWALLSRKEIYRPAGVSVSAG, encoded by the coding sequence ATGAAAGCTATCATAATTGGCCTTGATATTGCCAAATCCGTTTTTCAGGCTCATGGAGCTGACGCAAATGGAAAGTGTGTTTTCAAATGCAAGCTTGGTCGCAGTGAAGTTTCAGCATTTTTTGCAAAACTTGACCCATGTGAAGTTGTTCTGGAAACCTGTGGTTCGGCTCACTACTGGGCGCGGGTAATCAGCAGCGTAGGTCATGATGTCAGATTGGTTCCTCCTGATCGGGTCAAACCATTTGTCAAAAAAGGCAAGAAAAACGATGCTGTTGATGCGGCTGCGATCTGTCTGGCAGCAATTCATCCTGATACGATGTGTGTTCCGATCAAGAGCGAAGAGCAGCAAGGTGTCTTGTCACTGCATTCTACCCGCGCTCTTCTGGTCAAACAGCAGACCATGCTGAGTAATGCGTTACGGGCTCTTGCTTCCGAGTTCGGGCTGATAGCCCCTCTGGGCACACGCCATCTGCCAGAACTGATGGCAAAAATAGAGACATCAGCCGACCTGCCGGCTACCATGAAGCAGAGTGCCATATTGTTATTTGAGCATTACGAAAAGGTCGTTCAGAGCATTGATGCTTTGGAAGTGCAGATCCGGGCGCGTGCAAAAAGCGATGAGGATGCGCGTCGGCTGATGACCATCCCTGGGGTCGGTCCCATAACGGCTTCTCTGATTGTCGCCTCGGTCGCGGATATTGGCTCCTTCGCCTCTGCGCGCCATTTTGCCGCTTGGCTTGGGCTTGTGCCTCGTCAGCATTCTACCGGCGGTAAAACCCGTCTGGGAAGGATTACCAAAACGGGCAACCGGCAGATAAGAACGTTGCTGGTTCTTGGTGCGACGGCCATGCTTCATCGTGCCCATAAGTGGGATAGCGCTGCGGGTCAGTGGCTATGCGAACTCATGGCGCGTCGTCCAAGGCGTCTGGCAACAGTTGCACTTGCCAATAAAATGGCTCGTATCATCTGGGCGTTGTTGTCACGTAAAGAGATCTATCGTCCGGCTGGTGTCAGTGTTTCAGCAGGCTGA
- a CDS encoding AAA family ATPase, whose protein sequence is MLTLIGIAGEATYPAAGETLTDLKKINYLFGHNGCGKTTVSRAIHDPAVRAGYSVSWKDGRAIATLVYNRDFAEANFGEQLKGIFTLGEDSTKAVEKIESLQQQIGKLDREIGGLRQKLEGDDGTGGSRKDLADARSLLDEACWKSQQAHKAVFEKAMTGHRHGKVAFCDKVLKEAAENNTDVATLEDLIVRAATVFKDATPPEAAIQPIAFTAFPTLEKSAILGRKIVGRDDVVVAALIGRLGNSDWVKQGVEYLAAADGSCPFCQQVAPANLIEDLNAFFDEQYKADLAEIAQLSTRYEAATKAVCDRLDVLVASPGRFIDSETLTERYHALKTAFELNHEWLVAKRREPSSEITLEYTKEFASAISDLLMQANTVIDEYNETIRDLSKSKRTLTSQVWRFIVEERRTDLTTYDASATKLGKMIEGLEAKIAEKKGERARLDAQLKAKEASITSVKPTVDEINRILFSFGFTSFKLAVASERGDMYRIVRLDGSDAAKTLSEGERSFITFLYFYHMLAGSTSGSGTTADKVVVFDDPVSTRKSHRRVVHRVRL, encoded by the coding sequence ATGCTGACTTTAATTGGGATTGCTGGCGAGGCGACATATCCAGCCGCAGGTGAGACGCTCACCGACCTCAAGAAAATCAACTACCTCTTCGGTCACAATGGCTGCGGGAAGACCACTGTATCCCGCGCCATCCACGATCCTGCCGTCCGTGCCGGCTATAGCGTCTCATGGAAGGACGGCCGGGCGATAGCGACACTCGTCTACAACCGTGATTTCGCCGAAGCCAACTTCGGAGAGCAGCTGAAGGGCATCTTCACACTCGGCGAGGATTCAACGAAAGCCGTCGAGAAGATCGAGAGCCTGCAGCAGCAGATCGGCAAGCTCGACCGCGAAATCGGCGGGCTGCGCCAAAAGCTCGAAGGCGACGATGGCACGGGAGGTAGCCGTAAGGATCTTGCAGACGCGCGATCGCTCCTCGACGAGGCATGCTGGAAATCGCAGCAAGCCCACAAGGCGGTTTTCGAGAAAGCCATGACCGGCCACCGCCATGGCAAGGTCGCCTTCTGCGACAAGGTGCTGAAGGAGGCTGCGGAGAACAACACCGACGTCGCCACCCTTGAGGATCTCATCGTGCGCGCCGCGACCGTCTTTAAGGATGCAACGCCGCCGGAAGCCGCTATCCAGCCGATCGCCTTCACCGCCTTCCCCACCTTGGAAAAGTCGGCGATCCTCGGACGGAAGATTGTCGGCCGTGACGACGTCGTCGTTGCGGCCCTGATAGGTCGGCTGGGCAACAGCGACTGGGTCAAGCAGGGCGTGGAGTATCTTGCGGCAGCGGACGGCTCGTGCCCATTCTGCCAGCAGGTTGCCCCGGCGAATCTGATCGAAGATCTGAACGCATTCTTCGACGAGCAGTATAAGGCGGATCTCGCAGAGATCGCGCAACTGTCCACACGCTACGAAGCAGCCACGAAGGCCGTGTGTGATCGCCTCGATGTCCTCGTGGCCTCGCCTGGCAGGTTTATCGATTCGGAGACACTCACCGAGCGCTACCACGCCCTGAAGACGGCGTTCGAACTCAACCACGAGTGGTTGGTAGCGAAGCGTCGCGAACCCAGCAGCGAGATCACGCTCGAGTATACGAAGGAGTTCGCGAGCGCGATCAGCGATCTGCTGATGCAGGCGAACACCGTGATCGATGAATACAACGAGACCATCCGTGACCTGTCGAAGTCGAAACGCACCCTGACCTCGCAGGTATGGCGCTTCATTGTCGAGGAGCGCCGGACCGACCTTACAACGTACGACGCGTCAGCGACCAAGCTCGGCAAGATGATCGAGGGCCTCGAAGCCAAGATCGCAGAAAAGAAGGGCGAGCGTGCGCGGCTCGATGCTCAGTTGAAGGCCAAGGAAGCTAGTATCACGAGCGTTAAGCCGACGGTTGACGAGATCAACCGCATCCTCTTCTCATTCGGCTTCACCAGCTTCAAGCTGGCCGTCGCTAGCGAGCGCGGGGATATGTACCGGATCGTTCGTCTCGATGGATCCGACGCCGCGAAGACGTTGAGCGAAGGCGAGCGGTCGTTCATCACCTTCCTCTACTTCTATCACATGCTGGCCGGCAGCACATCCGGCTCAGGCACTACAGCCGATAAGGTGGTGGTGTTCGACGATCCCGTCTCGACGCGGAAATCTCACAGAAGGGTTGTACATCGGGTTAGATTATGA
- a CDS encoding AAA family ATPase — protein sequence MTEFYKMTRNCLKCEKSASSLDSDVLFIVSALIRKVVGDVRAGKGSVRQVFVLTHNIYFHKEVSYDRDRPASGCRRDETFWVVRKRDNVSSLHHYAFNPVKTSYELLWEDVRNSERANLTIQNTLRRIVENYLVVLGGWKQDAIVALFTGRDAQVCASLFSWINDGSHSAHDDIYLAADDNAVQSYLRVFEQVFEKTGHIAHYSMMMRISDEDEGEPAEGETHPAAVEAASPPQGTPASAPAA from the coding sequence ATGACTGAATTCTACAAAATGACCCGAAATTGCCTCAAGTGTGAGAAATCCGCGTCGAGCCTAGATTCCGATGTTCTGTTCATCGTCAGCGCGCTCATCCGGAAGGTGGTCGGCGATGTGCGCGCCGGAAAGGGCTCGGTCCGGCAGGTCTTTGTGCTGACGCATAACATCTACTTTCATAAGGAGGTGAGCTACGATCGGGATCGCCCCGCCTCAGGTTGCCGACGGGACGAGACTTTCTGGGTAGTGCGGAAGCGCGACAACGTCTCGTCGCTTCACCACTACGCGTTCAATCCGGTGAAGACATCCTACGAGCTGCTCTGGGAGGACGTGCGCAATTCCGAGCGCGCCAACCTCACCATCCAGAACACGCTGCGGCGGATCGTCGAGAACTATCTCGTTGTCCTCGGCGGCTGGAAACAGGATGCCATTGTCGCGCTCTTCACCGGTCGCGACGCCCAAGTCTGCGCCTCGCTGTTCTCATGGATCAATGACGGGTCTCACAGCGCGCACGACGACATTTATCTGGCAGCCGACGACAACGCCGTCCAGAGCTACCTTCGCGTGTTCGAGCAGGTCTTTGAGAAAACCGGTCATATCGCCCACTACAGCATGATGATGCGGATCAGCGACGAGGACGAGGGCGAGCCGGCGGAAGGCGAGACGCACCCTGCCGCCGTCGAAGCGGCATCTCCACCTCAGGGCACGCCAGCTTCGGCCCCAGCGGCGTGA
- a CDS encoding IS5 family transposase: protein MKQPGFFDVEERLARLSGLGDQLEAFSRTVDFEAFRPDLDKTLAYSDGSKGGRPPFDPVLMFKILVIQTLNNLSDERTEYLINDRLSFMRFLGLGLSDRVPDAKTVWLCQKRLTQAGAIDGLFNRFDATLRNAGYLPMSGQILDATLVAAPKQRNTNAEKADLRAGRIPEDWQDKPAKLSHKDRHARWTLKFTKAKRQDDGTMPSSDLAIPFFGYKSHVSIGRKYRFIRKWKTTHAAASDGARLREGLLDKTNTASSVWADTAYRSKANEDFMEKQGFVSKVHRKKPHLKPMPRHIQKSNAGKSVIRSRVEHVFADQKSQTGLFVRTVGISRATMRIGLANIVYNMRRLLFLERLNASA, encoded by the coding sequence ATGAAGCAGCCTGGTTTCTTTGATGTTGAAGAGCGCCTTGCCCGGCTGAGTGGGCTTGGCGATCAGCTCGAAGCGTTTTCCCGGACTGTGGATTTTGAAGCGTTCCGTCCTGATCTGGACAAGACCCTGGCGTATTCCGATGGAAGCAAGGGCGGACGACCGCCATTTGATCCTGTGCTGATGTTCAAGATCCTGGTGATCCAGACGCTCAACAATTTGTCTGATGAGCGGACGGAATATCTGATCAACGATCGCCTCTCCTTTATGCGTTTCCTTGGGCTGGGACTTTCAGATCGGGTGCCGGATGCCAAAACGGTCTGGCTGTGTCAAAAGCGTCTGACCCAGGCGGGTGCGATCGATGGGCTGTTCAACCGCTTTGATGCGACCCTGCGTAACGCCGGGTATTTGCCGATGTCAGGCCAGATCCTGGATGCCACGCTGGTAGCGGCTCCGAAGCAGCGGAACACCAATGCAGAGAAAGCGGATCTGCGAGCAGGCCGTATTCCTGAAGACTGGCAGGACAAACCCGCAAAGCTGTCGCACAAGGATCGTCATGCGCGCTGGACACTGAAGTTCACGAAGGCGAAGCGGCAGGATGATGGAACCATGCCATCCAGCGATCTCGCCATCCCGTTCTTTGGCTATAAATCGCATGTTTCCATCGGTCGGAAATACCGGTTCATCCGCAAATGGAAAACAACGCATGCCGCTGCCAGTGATGGCGCGCGATTGAGAGAGGGGCTTCTGGATAAAACCAATACGGCCTCAAGTGTCTGGGCCGACACGGCCTATCGCTCAAAAGCCAACGAAGACTTCATGGAAAAGCAGGGCTTTGTTTCCAAGGTTCATCGCAAAAAGCCGCATCTCAAGCCTATGCCCCGGCATATCCAGAAATCAAATGCTGGAAAGTCGGTCATCCGCTCGCGTGTCGAGCATGTCTTTGCCGATCAGAAGTCACAGACGGGGCTGTTTGTCCGGACTGTCGGTATCAGTCGAGCCACCATGAGGATCGGGCTCGCCAATATCGTCTACAATATGCGCCGCCTCCTCTTCCTCGAAAGATTGAACGCGAGCGCATAG
- a CDS encoding alkene reductase has translation MPSLFEPIELGSVYAKNRILMAPLTRGRATRQHVPTPIMAEYYAQRASAGLIISEATGISREGLGWPYAPGLWSQEQVEAWKPVTAAVHAKGGKIVAQLWHMGRMVHSSVTGQQPVSCSATKAPEPLHTYDGKQPPEIARVLTKDDIARILNDYEKAARNALEAGFDGVQIHAANGYLIDEFLRDGTNHRSDEYGGSPENRIRFLREVTERIITTIGADRTSVRLSPNGDTQGCIDSHPEQVFVPAAKLLNDLGIAFLELREPGPNGTFGKTDQPKLHGPIREVFTKPLVLNQDYTREEAIEAVATGVADAIAFGRPFLANPDLVYCLEDNLPLNKDDIRTWYTQGAEGYTDYPFAR, from the coding sequence ATGCCCAGCCTGTTTGAGCCGATTGAACTGGGAAGTGTTTACGCCAAAAACAGAATTCTTATGGCGCCACTGACGCGTGGCAGAGCGACCCGTCAGCATGTTCCAACACCCATTATGGCCGAGTATTATGCGCAGCGTGCCAGCGCAGGTCTGATTATCTCGGAAGCAACCGGGATCAGCCGGGAAGGTCTTGGATGGCCTTATGCGCCAGGCCTGTGGTCACAGGAGCAAGTGGAAGCCTGGAAGCCGGTTACTGCGGCTGTGCATGCAAAGGGTGGAAAGATTGTAGCCCAACTCTGGCACATGGGGCGCATGGTGCATTCAAGTGTGACGGGCCAGCAGCCGGTCTCTTGCTCGGCAACAAAGGCGCCTGAGCCACTTCATACTTATGACGGTAAGCAGCCTCCCGAAATTGCCCGCGTCCTTACCAAAGATGACATTGCTCGTATTCTAAACGATTACGAAAAAGCAGCTCGCAATGCTCTTGAGGCCGGCTTTGATGGTGTTCAGATTCACGCAGCCAACGGTTATCTGATCGATGAATTCCTGCGGGACGGTACCAACCATCGCTCTGATGAATATGGTGGTTCTCCTGAAAACCGCATCCGTTTCCTGCGTGAAGTTACGGAGCGGATAATCACCACGATTGGCGCGGACAGAACGTCAGTAAGGCTTTCACCCAATGGCGACACACAGGGGTGCATTGATAGCCACCCCGAACAGGTTTTTGTGCCTGCCGCAAAGCTTTTAAATGATCTCGGTATTGCTTTTCTCGAATTACGCGAACCCGGACCCAATGGCACCTTTGGCAAGACCGATCAGCCGAAGCTGCATGGTCCGATCCGTGAAGTCTTCACGAAACCACTGGTTCTAAATCAGGATTACACACGGGAGGAAGCAATTGAAGCGGTCGCAACCGGTGTGGCTGACGCCATTGCATTCGGTCGGCCTTTCCTTGCTAATCCAGATTTGGTGTATTGTCTGGAAGATAACCTTCCCCTGAACAAAGATGACATCCGTACATGGTACACGCAGGGGGCAGAAGGTTATACCGATTATCCATTTGCTCGGTGA
- a CDS encoding IS630 family transposase (programmed frameshift) → MTRALSADLRRRTIAAVASGMTRRAAAVRFGVSSSSVIRWVAEWQASGRDHALKQGGDRRSHRIEAWSTFLLAAIETKADISLVELAETLAAEHGVRFAPSTIWRCLDRHDMTISKKTAHASEQTRPDVAQQREAWFDSQPDLDPTRLIFIDETAVSTKMARLRGRSQRGTRCRMSVPHGHWKTTTFIGGLRLSGMTAPMMLDGPMTGEWFAAYTRKVLVPTLSPGDVVILDNLPAHKGAVAREAVEAVGARLLFLPPYSPDFNPIENIFAKMKAWIRRVAPRTLDALQNTVCGAIDDISHRQAAACFTAAGYEPD, encoded by the exons ATGACCCGAGCCCTGTCTGCTGACCTTCGCCGCCGCACGATTGCGGCTGTTGCCTCTGGCATGACCCGTCGTGCGGCGGCGGTTCGTTTTGGTGTGTCTTCGTCGAGCGTTATCCGCTGGGTTGCTGAGTGGCAGGCCAGCGGTCGTGACCATGCGCTTAAACAGGGCGGCGATCGCCGTTCTCACCGGATTGAAGCGTGGTCAACCTTCCTGCTGGCCGCGATTGAAACAAAGGCCGATATTTCCCTTGTCGAACTGGCGGAGACACTTGCAGCGGAACACGGTGTCCGCTTTGCGCCGAGCACGATCTGGCGCTGTCTCGACCGTCACGACATGACCAT ATCAAAAAAAACGGCGCACGCCAGCGAGCAGACACGGCCCGACGTCGCACAGCAGCGCGAGGCCTGGTTTGACAGCCAGCCTGACCTTGATCCGACCCGTCTGATCTTCATCGACGAAACAGCCGTCTCAACGAAGATGGCTCGCCTGCGGGGGCGGTCACAACGGGGCACGCGCTGTCGGATGTCCGTGCCCCACGGGCACTGGAAAACCACGACGTTCATCGGCGGGCTGCGCCTCTCCGGCATGACAGCACCGATGATGCTGGACGGCCCAATGACCGGCGAATGGTTTGCCGCCTATACCCGCAAGGTGCTCGTTCCAACCTTATCACCGGGAGACGTCGTCATTCTGGACAATCTGCCCGCCCATAAAGGAGCCGTTGCCCGCGAGGCTGTGGAGGCAGTCGGCGCCAGGTTGTTGTTCCTGCCGCCCTACAGTCCTGATTTCAACCCGATCGAAAACATCTTCGCCAAAATGAAGGCGTGGATCAGACGGGTGGCACCGCGAACCCTCGACGCTCTTCAAAATACCGTCTGTGGAGCAATTGACGATATCTCTCATCGCCAGGCCGCCGCGTGCTTCACCGCCGCTGGATATGAACCAGACTGA